The sequence AAGCTGTAAGAGCAGGGGGAAACAATGAAACAGAAAGCGCGCAGATGGAACGTGATAATGGGAACGGTTGTATTCATAGCTTTATTCATGGCAGGAATCTGGTGGTTAAAAGGCCTTTCCCATGAAGTGCTGAAAGTTGGAAGTTACACCATTACTCAGGACCATCTGGCGCTTTATGAAAATGACTGCCGGGCCGAAGTTACGTCCTATTTTTATAATAAGTATCAGTTAGACCCAAATGAAAACGGATTTTGGGAGACTAAAATCCAGGACGAGGTTCCCGGGGAGGTATTAAAACAAAAGGCAATGGAACGTCTTTACCGGGACACGGTGGAACGGTTAAAGGCTTCCCAATATGGGATCCCTGCCGATATTACTCTGAAGGATATAAAAAGATCCCTGGAGGAAGAGAACAAAAAACGGCAGTCCTCCCAAAGCGTTTCTTACGGTCCCGGTCAATATGGACTGATGGAATATATCTCCAGAACGCAGATGGAAGTGAGGGATGAATTGAAGGGAAAACTCATAGAGGAAAAACTGAAGCCTTCCGAGGATCAGCTGAAGGAGCTCTACGCCAGTGCAGACCCAACCCTGTTTGATAAGGGGTGCAGAGCCAGGATCGGAATCTATATGTATTACGGCATGAAGGCGGGAGAGTATCCGGAGGAACTGAAAAAGGTCTGGAGCTTTGTGGAAAAAGGATTTGCTGAAGAAAAAGAGCCTGCAGATATCGTTAATAAGATCAATGAAGTATCAGAAGTTAAAATTGAATACGAGGAAGTAGAATATGATACAGCGGATTTTCCAAGAGATAATCAGGAAATGACCTGGCTTGCAGAACAGACCCGGTCTATGGAGCCGGGGCAGAGCAGCGGCGTATTGGACTATGGACCCTCCCAGGGAATCTTAAAGGTACTGGATAAGCATGACTACGGAAGGGCGGGTTATGAGGAATCTGTGACGCTTCTAAGGAATCTGTGGCTGGAGAGAGCCTATGAGGAATACATAAAACAGTGTATGGAAGAGTATGGGTATTCCATTTAAAGAATCCTGTTTTATGCGGCAATGAACCTGGAGAAAAGAGCGGAATAACAGAGCGGAATAACAGAGCGGAATAAAAGAACGGAATAAAAGAACGGAATATAAAGTGGACGATTAAGAGATACGAATTACGATACGGGATAATGGAACCGGAATACCAGAAGAGAAGATACCTCGGCCCATAAATCAATGAGATAAGCATAAGGGGAACCAAGGCTGAGGTATAAATGCAGGTAACCGTAAAAATTCTTTTGGAGTAATAAATATGTATCGGATTATGATCGTAGACGACGAACCGCTGATTCTGGCAGGGGTATCTTCTCTTTTAAACTGGGAAGAGCATCAGTGTAAAATAGTTAGAAAGGTTTCCAATGGCCGCCAGGCTCTTGCACAAATGGAAGCTCTCCGGCCGGATATTGTGATAACGGATATTGGGATGCCTGTCATGGATGGGATCAGCTTTATGAAGGCATCTGTTGAACGAGGATATGCTGCATCTTTTATTCTCTTGTCAAACCTGGAGGAATTCTCTCTGGTGAAAGAGGCACTGCGTCTGGGAGCTGTTGATTATCTCGTAAAGCTGGAACTTGATGAGAAGGCGTTAATCGCGGCTCTGGAACGAGCCAAAGACAGATGCAACCTAACCCGTAGGAGGATAGGGTTCATGGAAGGCGGAGAGGTAACCGCCGACGAACGCATTCAAAATTATTTCAGGCATATTTTGATTTGCGATGCGGATGCACATCCGGATGAAAGGCTGTCTGTAATGATCCGGGAACGTTACCCGGTGCTTCTTTTGATGGTAATTCATTTTAATTATAAGCATGAGGGTTTTTCCGAGACATTTACCAAGGCTGACCAGAAAAGAATCATTAATTTTGCGGAAAATATCATTCATGAAATGGTAAAAGGTTTTTTTGACAGATGCTGCCTTTTGAAAAAGGAGCAAAAAGGTTTTATCCTTGTTCTTTCTCTGGAGGGAATGGAGGATTATAAAGAGTCAGTGGAAGCGATGAGCATCAAATTCCGTAAGGTGATCAGGGATTATTTTGATATTCCTGTGTCCTTTGCAGTCAGCCGGCCGGTGAGGGAAGCGGAAGGAGTTCAGGATCTTCTTTACCAGGCTATGAGTGCTATGAAAGAGACGTATGATAACAGTTCCAGCGCGATCGTATATTATTTAGATAATTGTAAAGAGAACTTCTATCACAGCAGCAGCTTCAATATTAATTTTTTAAAGAAGGAATTAACTGTCATTATCCGTCAAAATGACCGGGACGGCTTTTCCAATATCATGAACCAGATCATTCAGCTGTTTGCCCGGTGTAAGCCATCCCGATCCCAGGCGGTTAATGCATGCAGTAAACTTTATTACTATATTACATTCCTTTTGGAAGAGAGAGAGGACCAGAGCTTTCCCTATATTTTAGATGTGGCAGGACAGTTAAACCGTCTGTCTGACTTAAATACCGTGATCGCCTGGCTGGAGGGGTTCCGGGACCAGGTGGCAGAAGCTTTGGAGACCTATAAGGAAAGCAGGAAGGACAAGTATATTGAGCTGGTTCAGGAATATATCCGGGAGCATTACCGGGAAAAGATAACCTTAAATCAGATGTCCGCCCTGTTAAATATCAGCCAGGGACATTTAAGCAGCATTTTTAAAAAACAGACTGGAAAAAACTTTTCAGATTATGTCTCAGAGGTTAAAATTGAAAAGGCAAAGGAGCTGATAGGAACGTATCAATATATGATGTATGAAATATCAGATATGCTTGGTTTTGATACGCAATACTATTTCAGTACCGTATTTAAAAAGATCACGGGCCATACTCCAAAGGAATATGAGAGTATAACAATAAAAAAGAACTGCTCCTGAATGATGCAACGGGCTGTGTCGGGTCTGGCATGATGCGGTATACTGTGAAGAATAGAAAGGGAAAGGCGATCGCCTTTCCCTTAATCTGATTCTGAATTCGTCTTAATGCATGATGACTGCACGAAATAGCCTTAACACATTCATTAGGAGAAGATATAAACTGCATTGAACCGGTCTTTTCTGTAAGGATCATAAAAACCGTCACTGATATCCCAGCCGTGAAATTCTTCCTTGGTAAACAACAGGTGTTCCTCCCGGTGAGAATGCATGGGGATCTCTCCGATCAGCACTCCCTTTTTGGCAACCCGCAGCAGCTCTTTCGTTGCCTTATCTGCATATTCCTTATTATCAAAATATAGGTAGACGCCGTAGCAGATCACCTTATCAAAGGATTTATCCTTAAACGGTAAGTCTGCGGCTTCTCCGGTCAGGACTGAATTCTGCAAAAACTCGATGTGCTTTTGTACAAGAGTAGGGGAATAGTCAATTCCTACGTAATCACAGTCCAGATACTGAGCCAGGGCACCTGCACCGCATCCCACTTCAAGGACTCTGTCGTTTTTATGTATATCCAGCCGCTTGATGATCTGGCTGGCCACTTCTTCCATATCTACCTTGGTGGCTTCATATCCATCGTATGCCAGTAAGTCTGTAACGGAGCTATCTGCCCGGCCCTTCCGGGTCCAGATCTGTTTCCAGGTTTCCTTTGATTCATTTTGCGTATTCATAATAATTACCTCCTTTAATTAGCGTAATATGTGTTTCAGCGCATCCGCCAGACGTTCGTTGTCTGCCTCTGTTCTGACTGCAATGCGGATTATCTCTCTGCCTTCCATTCCTGGTTTACGGGACAGATCCTTTACCAGAATGTTATAGCGGTTTAACAACAACTCCGCAATCTGTGTTGCCAAACAGCCATCGGTGATTTCACACATGATGAAGTTGGCCTGTGAGGGATAAAGCTTCAACTGCCTGATGGGATGAAGGGACTGGTATAATTTTACTCTGGTTCCTTTAAAACGCTCCAGGGCAGCATGATAGTCTGATTGATACTTTTCAAAAATCTGAAGAAAATACTCAGCCAGAGAGTTGATGTTCCAAATGGGCAGTTCTTTCCGGACAAGGCTGATAATTTCCGGATCGCTGCAGGTAAGGAGCCCCAGCCTCAGCCCTGGCACCCCGTAGGACTTTGAAATACTTTTAATAAGAACCAGGTTCGTATACTCATCCAATATTTCCTGACACATAAGCGACGGCGATTCCTCTGCAGAGGAGAAGTCAATAAAGGATTCATCCAGAATGAATGTGATGCCCCTAGCCTTGCAGTACCTGGCAAGAGAAAGAACCTCTTTCTTTGGAATGTAATTTCCCGTGGGATTATCCGGGTTGACTAAAACCAGAGCATCCAGTTCCTTATCGTTGTAAAAGTCCATGATATCCTGGGCGGTATAAGTATAATCCGGAGTTGTGACGGAAAAATAAACGGCATTTTGGGAACAGGCCCCATATTCTTCAAAGGAAGGGCGCAGGACTCCGACGGCATTTTTAAAGCTGCGGAGCAAAGGCTTTATTAATTCTGCGGCCCCGTTTCCGGTGAGAACCTGGTTTCTGTCCAGGCCCAGGGATTTTGCAGCCAGCAGGTTATTAACATCAAGGCCGGAGGGATAGCTGGTGGTAAGGGCTTCAAAGCTGGCCTTGATTTCTCCCATGAAACGGCTGTTTGGAAAATAGGGATTGACCAGGTAACAGAAGTCCAGAAGGCCGGGGTACCGCCAGTAGCCGCCAAAGCGCTTTGATAACCGGGACAATCTGCTTTGGGAATCCGTAAAAATGGATTCCGCAATATCTAAATCCTGTTCATCGTCGATTTCATACCAGAAGCCGTTTTCCAGTCTGGTGGCTTTTAAATCATGGTCATCCAAAAGTGATATGACCTTTAATACCTGTTCATAATACTCATTGTTTCCTAAAGCCTTGCTGTACGCTTCCAGGAAGGGAACGTAGTGGGTGGTGGAAAAATTGCGGCTGAACTTATAGATGTTGACAGTCTTATAATAGGAATGAATATCCTCGAAACGGAAATCCTTTCGTGTGAGGAACTTCATAATATTGTCCTGTTCATCAAGCAGAACCACTGTCCCATCCATCCAGCTTTCAAAATGGGCCACAAGTGCCAGATTGGGATAGGGGTCGTTTATGATCTGTGTCAGCACTTCCTGTTCGAAAATCAGGTCAGATTCCAGCAAAATGGTATCATCTTTAAGAAGCTGGTCCTTAGCAAGGTAAAGGGAGTAAATGTTGTTTGTTGTTTTGTAAACCGGATTGTCTATGTAGGTAACCGGAGTGGAGAGGGGGAGAGAGGATACAAAGGATTGCAGCTCTTCGCCCTTATGTCCGGTAACAATGATGATCCGTTCCAAATGGCAATGATCCAACTGTTTCATCATGCGTTCGATCATAGGAATGCCATTTACGGTGACCATGCATTTTGGCTGGTCCTCTGTTAGCTTTTTTAAACGCCGTCCCATACCGGCGGCCAGAATAATTGCCTGCATCGCATACTCCTTTGTTCAAAAATATAATATTTTATAAATTATTGAACATAATACCAGATTAATGATAATCTGTCAATAGATGTGAAATAAAAATATATTCCCCAAAAATATTATGGTGGACCTTACGGTTGATATTCGGCGTTTCATGATTTATCATTGTAGTATCCGTTTCAATTAAAAGGAAAGAAGAAAGGGTGGAATGACCATGAACCAAAAGGAAAGAATGCTGGCTGGCCTGCCTTACAAGGCCTGGCTGGATGGGCTCCGCGAGGAGCGAATGGAGAATAAGCTTAAGATATACCAGTATAATCAGCTGTGCCCGAATGACGAAGAAAAAATGGAAGAGCTGATCCGGAGTATTCTTGGAAAGGCAGGAAAGGATGTTCATATTGAGGCGCCGTTTCACTGTGATTACGGGACCAATATTGAGGTAGGGGATTATTTTTATGCAAATTATAACTGTACGATCCTTGATGTAGGAAAAGTGATAATCGGGGACAATGTAATGTTTGCGCCCAATGTTTCTATCTATACTGCCGGTCATCCCATACATCCGGATTCCAGAAATTCAGGATATGAGTACGGCATTCCTGTCACCATAGGGAACAATGTGTGGATCGGAGGCAACGTTATCATTAATCCAGGCGTTACCATAGGAAATGATGTGGTGATCGGAGCCGGAAGCGTTGTGACAAAAGATATCCCGGATCGTGTGGTGGCTCTGGGGAATCCCTGCCGAGAAGTCCGGCAGATTGTAGAGGATGACAGAAAATACTATTATAAAAATAAAGAATTTGATGTGCAGGATTATCTTTGATTCCGGTTTTAGCCTTGACGTTCAAATTTGGACAGGATTTTCGGTTAGAATATAATAATTATTTTCCAAAAGCGTATACTAACTATGGATCAAACAAGCAGAACGTGACTATATGAACCAGAGAAGAAAATTCATGAAAGGAGACGGTGCGGATGAAAGAGATTTGTAAGTGTGCCGATGCATTTGTGCAAAAGTGCAGCATAAAAGATTTTGCACTATTAAAGATATGCCTGTGTGCAGTGGGGATCATGGTTGGATTATCGATCCCGGAAAAAAAGAGGAAATGGCCTCTTATGGCCGCAGGTTTTGTTTTCATTTTCAGTTATATATTGATTATGGCGAAATTTGTGAAGATTTGTATGGAAGAACGTTAAAATGATTCCGAATGATTAATGCCAATTGTGGCACTGTTTCTTGGTAGGACTGGCTGTATCAGCATTTTGGGAGAGACAAATTGCTGATATGGCCGTTTTTATTATGGAAAGAAAATAAAATCCAAGTATGTTGTTATAACAACGGACATAACTTTATTCCAGTGGTATCCTTTAAAAAGAAAGCAGGAGCACTAAAAAAAGGTGCTATGCATAGAAAATATACATTAGGAGGTAATGGAATATGAGCATGTTTTGCTATCAGTGTCAGGAGACAGCAAAGAACACAGGCTGTACCATCAAAGGTGTCTGTGGCAAGAATGAGGAGGTTGCAAAGCTTCAGGACCTGCTTGTTTACGCAGTAAAAGGAATTTCCGAAATTGTTGTAAAGACAAAAACCAATGCGGCAGAGCTACATACAATCAATCACGAGGTGCTTACAAGCCTTTTTATTACGATCACAAACGCAAACTTTGATGCGGATGCAATTGAAAAGCAGATCGTAAAGGTTCTCGGATTAAGAGACCAGCTTGCAATGGATACAGGATACAACGGAAATCAGGATGCAGCTGTATTTACTGTGGACTCCAGAGAATCCATGCTTTCCAAGGCTTCTTTGGTAGGAGTTCTTGCTACGGAAAATGAAGATATCCGTTCCTTAAGAGAGCTGATCATCTACGGAATCAAGGGTCTGGCTGCTTACACAGAGCATGCATTTAACATCGGAAATGAAGATGTGTCCATTTATTCCTTCATATACGAGGGAATGGCTGCAACTCTTGACGACAGCCTTACAGCCGATGATCTGGTTGCCCTGACCTTAAAGACTGGTGAATACGGAGTAAAAGGAATGGCTCTTCTCGATGAGGCTAATACATCACGCTATGGAAATCCGGAAATCACTTCCGTTAATATCGGTGTCAGAAAGAATCCTGCCATTCTTATCTCCGGCCATGATCTGACAGATATGGAACAGCTTTTAGAGCAGACAAAGGGAACAGGAGTGGATGTTTACACCCATGGTGAGATGCTTCCTGCCCACTACTATCCGGCATTTAAGAAATATGAAAACTTTGTTGGTAACTACGGAAACTCCTGGTGGATGCAGGTTGGCGAGTTTGAGTCCTTCCATGGACCGATTCTCTTTACCACAAACTGTATTGTTCCTCCAAAGACTCCTGAAGTTGCAGGCAGAATCTTTACAACAGGCGCTGCAGGCTTCCCTGGATGTCCAAACATTCCTGCGGATGAAAACGGAAAGAAGGATTTTTCAGCTATCATAGAGATGGCAAAGAAGCTTCCTTCTCCTGATGAAATTGAAACAGGCAGTATTGTAGGCGGATTTGCTCATAATCAGGTACTGGCACTTGCAGATAAGGTGGTTGATGCTGTAAAGTCCGGAGCCATTAAAAAGTTCTTTGTTATGGCAGGCTGCGACGGTAGAATGAAATCCAGAGAGTACTACACAGAATTTGCAAAGCAGCTTCCAAGCGATACCATCATTCTTACGGCTGGCTGTGCAAAATACAGATACAATAAGTTAGAACTGGGCGACATCGGCGGAATTCCAAGAGTTCTGGATGCAGGACAGTGTAATGACTCCTATTCTCTGGCAGTAATTGCTCTGAAATTAAAGGAAGTCTTTGGTCTTGATGATGTCAATGAGCTTCCAATCGCTTATAACATCGCCTGGTATGAGCAGAAGGCTGTTATCGTACTCCTTGCACTGCTTTACTTAGGAGTGAAGAATATTCACTTAGGGCCTACATTACCTGGTTTCTTATCTCCAAACGTTGCCAAGGTTCTTGTTGAAACTTTTGGAATTGCAGGAATTGGTACTGTAGAAGATGACATCGAATTCTTCATGAACGCATAATAACCGGATACAGGCATAATAAACAGAGAGGCTGCATAACGAACGGGAGTTGGTTATGCAGCCTCTCTTTTTTATTTCTCATAGGGAAAATAATGTTCTGCTTTCGATTGAAATTCTTTCAATTCTTTGATTTTCCCATTATCATCAAAGTCAATCATTGAAACTCCGTCAAATCCATCGATTACATTGTTATAATTGCATTTAAAATACCATTCCGCAACAATTGTATTTCCTTCTGAAACAAACCGTTTCATCGACCACTCTAAAACAGTTCCCGTCTTATTCCAATCATCAAACCACTTTAAAACCTGTTCGATTCCATGATATTCCGGACCATAACATTCGCTGTATATAATGCCATCTGATAAGACTG is a genomic window of Lacrimispora sphenoides containing:
- a CDS encoding response regulator transcription factor, whose translation is MYRIMIVDDEPLILAGVSSLLNWEEHQCKIVRKVSNGRQALAQMEALRPDIVITDIGMPVMDGISFMKASVERGYAASFILLSNLEEFSLVKEALRLGAVDYLVKLELDEKALIAALERAKDRCNLTRRRIGFMEGGEVTADERIQNYFRHILICDADAHPDERLSVMIRERYPVLLLMVIHFNYKHEGFSETFTKADQKRIINFAENIIHEMVKGFFDRCCLLKKEQKGFILVLSLEGMEDYKESVEAMSIKFRKVIRDYFDIPVSFAVSRPVREAEGVQDLLYQAMSAMKETYDNSSSAIVYYLDNCKENFYHSSSFNINFLKKELTVIIRQNDRDGFSNIMNQIIQLFARCKPSRSQAVNACSKLYYYITFLLEEREDQSFPYILDVAGQLNRLSDLNTVIAWLEGFRDQVAEALETYKESRKDKYIELVQEYIREHYREKITLNQMSALLNISQGHLSSIFKKQTGKNFSDYVSEVKIEKAKELIGTYQYMMYEISDMLGFDTQYYFSTVFKKITGHTPKEYESITIKKNCS
- a CDS encoding class I SAM-dependent methyltransferase — translated: MNTQNESKETWKQIWTRKGRADSSVTDLLAYDGYEATKVDMEEVASQIIKRLDIHKNDRVLEVGCGAGALAQYLDCDYVGIDYSPTLVQKHIEFLQNSVLTGEAADLPFKDKSFDKVICYGVYLYFDNKEYADKATKELLRVAKKGVLIGEIPMHSHREEHLLFTKEEFHGWDISDGFYDPYRKDRFNAVYIFS
- a CDS encoding aminotransferase class I/II-fold pyridoxal phosphate-dependent enzyme — translated: MQAIILAAGMGRRLKKLTEDQPKCMVTVNGIPMIERMMKQLDHCHLERIIIVTGHKGEELQSFVSSLPLSTPVTYIDNPVYKTTNNIYSLYLAKDQLLKDDTILLESDLIFEQEVLTQIINDPYPNLALVAHFESWMDGTVVLLDEQDNIMKFLTRKDFRFEDIHSYYKTVNIYKFSRNFSTTHYVPFLEAYSKALGNNEYYEQVLKVISLLDDHDLKATRLENGFWYEIDDEQDLDIAESIFTDSQSRLSRLSKRFGGYWRYPGLLDFCYLVNPYFPNSRFMGEIKASFEALTTSYPSGLDVNNLLAAKSLGLDRNQVLTGNGAAELIKPLLRSFKNAVGVLRPSFEEYGACSQNAVYFSVTTPDYTYTAQDIMDFYNDKELDALVLVNPDNPTGNYIPKKEVLSLARYCKARGITFILDESFIDFSSAEESPSLMCQEILDEYTNLVLIKSISKSYGVPGLRLGLLTCSDPEIISLVRKELPIWNINSLAEYFLQIFEKYQSDYHAALERFKGTRVKLYQSLHPIRQLKLYPSQANFIMCEITDGCLATQIAELLLNRYNILVKDLSRKPGMEGREIIRIAVRTEADNERLADALKHILR
- a CDS encoding sugar O-acetyltransferase, which codes for MNQKERMLAGLPYKAWLDGLREERMENKLKIYQYNQLCPNDEEKMEELIRSILGKAGKDVHIEAPFHCDYGTNIEVGDYFYANYNCTILDVGKVIIGDNVMFAPNVSIYTAGHPIHPDSRNSGYEYGIPVTIGNNVWIGGNVIINPGVTIGNDVVIGAGSVVTKDIPDRVVALGNPCREVRQIVEDDRKYYYKNKEFDVQDYL
- the hcp gene encoding hydroxylamine reductase; the encoded protein is MSMFCYQCQETAKNTGCTIKGVCGKNEEVAKLQDLLVYAVKGISEIVVKTKTNAAELHTINHEVLTSLFITITNANFDADAIEKQIVKVLGLRDQLAMDTGYNGNQDAAVFTVDSRESMLSKASLVGVLATENEDIRSLRELIIYGIKGLAAYTEHAFNIGNEDVSIYSFIYEGMAATLDDSLTADDLVALTLKTGEYGVKGMALLDEANTSRYGNPEITSVNIGVRKNPAILISGHDLTDMEQLLEQTKGTGVDVYTHGEMLPAHYYPAFKKYENFVGNYGNSWWMQVGEFESFHGPILFTTNCIVPPKTPEVAGRIFTTGAAGFPGCPNIPADENGKKDFSAIIEMAKKLPSPDEIETGSIVGGFAHNQVLALADKVVDAVKSGAIKKFFVMAGCDGRMKSREYYTEFAKQLPSDTIILTAGCAKYRYNKLELGDIGGIPRVLDAGQCNDSYSLAVIALKLKEVFGLDDVNELPIAYNIAWYEQKAVIVLLALLYLGVKNIHLGPTLPGFLSPNVAKVLVETFGIAGIGTVEDDIEFFMNA
- a CDS encoding nuclear transport factor 2 family protein, whose protein sequence is MWQKKLVESYFQAWIENDADVLRTVLSDGIIYSECYGPEYHGIEQVLKWFDDWNKTGTVLEWSMKRFVSEGNTIVAEWYFKCNYNNVIDGFDGVSMIDFDDNGKIKELKEFQSKAEHYFPYEK